The following are from one region of the Paenibacillus bovis genome:
- the hemG gene encoding protoporphyrinogen oxidase: protein MTPSSIRKIVVLGGGITGLSAAYYARKAADQQGIPVEITLIESSNRLGGKIHSVQTDGFLIEKGPDSFLARKQPIIDLTHDLGMNEQLVPTNPKAGSAYILHKKKLHQMPMGLVLGIPTKISPFIRTGLISPLGKARAILDMVLPARKADEDEALGDFIERRLGREVLEQMTEPLLAGIYAGDTRSLSLLSTFPQFRQMEKKHHSLIIGMARGMLRRPAGHKTIQQKNGTHAGATSPMSSTSSPVEPAAPRKSKSMFLSYQYGLSAMIRRLQEQLTMDQVQFRMEESVTQIAASDSSTLSKRGKDGSSSTEHTSRYTLTLSSGEHMNADSIICTIPAYAAAELLGDIPEIQQLNRIHYVSVANIALGYKHHQLQHEFEGTGFLVPRKENRMITACTWSSTKWKHTAPSGQTLLRTYIGRAGAEEWTSLSNEELVQAVRRDLRDLIGFDAEPDLVEISRCYRSMPQYPVGHGELMDRVRASLAAHLPDVWLCGAGYGGIGIPDCVQHGREAAEELISRWAVN, encoded by the coding sequence ATGACACCATCATCTATACGCAAAATTGTCGTGCTGGGCGGAGGGATCACGGGTCTGAGTGCGGCTTATTATGCCCGCAAGGCTGCTGATCAGCAGGGTATACCGGTAGAAATAACTCTTATCGAAAGCAGCAACCGGCTTGGCGGCAAAATTCATTCGGTTCAGACAGATGGATTCCTGATCGAAAAAGGCCCAGACTCTTTCCTCGCCCGCAAACAACCGATTATCGATTTGACTCATGATCTGGGTATGAATGAACAGCTGGTACCCACCAATCCCAAAGCAGGTTCGGCTTATATTTTACATAAGAAAAAGCTGCATCAGATGCCAATGGGATTGGTGCTGGGGATTCCAACGAAGATCAGTCCGTTTATTCGTACAGGCCTGATCTCACCCCTCGGCAAAGCCAGAGCGATACTCGATATGGTGCTACCTGCGCGCAAGGCTGATGAAGACGAGGCGCTGGGCGACTTTATTGAACGAAGACTGGGTCGTGAAGTTCTGGAACAGATGACCGAACCTCTACTGGCAGGTATCTATGCCGGAGACACCCGTTCACTCAGTTTGCTGTCTACTTTTCCCCAGTTCAGACAAATGGAGAAAAAGCATCATAGCCTGATTATTGGCATGGCCAGAGGGATGCTGCGCCGACCTGCCGGACACAAGACCATACAGCAGAAAAACGGAACACATGCAGGAGCAACCAGCCCAATGTCCAGTACCTCCTCTCCAGTCGAGCCGGCTGCTCCTCGCAAATCGAAAAGTATGTTTTTGTCCTATCAGTATGGATTGTCTGCTATGATTCGGAGACTGCAGGAGCAGCTCACTATGGATCAGGTGCAATTCCGTATGGAGGAGTCTGTGACACAGATAGCGGCATCTGATTCATCCACTTTGTCAAAGCGAGGAAAGGATGGGAGCAGCAGCACAGAGCATACCTCTCGTTATACTCTTACACTGAGCAGTGGAGAGCATATGAATGCTGACAGTATTATTTGCACTATTCCGGCTTATGCAGCAGCAGAGCTGCTCGGAGATATTCCGGAGATTCAGCAGCTTAACCGGATTCATTATGTATCGGTAGCCAATATTGCGCTTGGGTACAAGCATCATCAGCTGCAGCATGAATTCGAAGGCACCGGATTTCTCGTTCCACGAAAGGAAAATCGCATGATCACCGCCTGCACATGGTCCTCCACCAAATGGAAACATACCGCTCCATCCGGTCAGACCCTGCTTCGCACCTATATTGGTCGTGCCGGTGCAGAAGAATGGACAAGCTTGTCCAATGAAGAATTGGTGCAGGCGGTACGCCGTGATCTACGGGATCTGATCGGATTCGATGCAGAGCCGGATCTGGTGGAAATTAGCCGTTGCTATCGTTCAATGCCACAGTATCCAGTAGGACACGGAGAACTAATGGACAGAGTGAGAGCTTCTCTCGCAGCGCATTTACCCGATGTATGGTTATGCGGTGCAGGCTATGGAGGAATCGGTATTCCCGATTGTGTACAGCATGGCCGGGAAGCCGCAGAAGAGCTCATCAGCAGGTGGGCAGTGAATTGA
- a CDS encoding MFS transporter yields MIKKLQLSLQTMNLVLGFMVWVIISSLMPFIREDINIPAGSLAMVTAVPVVLGSILRIPLGYYANIVGARIIFMVSFILLLFPVFYISRADSMTDLIIGGLFLGIGGAVFSVGVTSLPKYYPKEKHGLVNGVYGMGNIGTAITTFSAPVVATQIGWQSTVQLYMILLAVFIVLNFFLGDRREVKVKTPIIEQIKGVYKNEKLWFFSLFYFITFGSFVAFTVYLPNFLVANFDLSKVDAGIRTAGFIALATFLRPVGGWLADRFQPLFLLVGTFAMYTIAAIVLAFSPSIGLYTIGSLAIAVSAGIGNGVIFKLVPFYFNKQAGIANGIVSMMGGLGGFFPPLMLSAIHGITGQYSIGFMLLSQVALASLIIVVWMYYQDKLALVSEVFDSTAQGILVTDPAGYIKTVNPAFTRLTGYEADEVLGQRPSILKSGRQSEDFYSKMWSEIKQHGIWQGAIWNKRKNGEEYVQWLNISAVKDETGEDVRYVGTFSELNQQQLKA; encoded by the coding sequence ATGATCAAAAAATTACAGCTATCCTTACAAACAATGAATCTGGTGCTCGGATTTATGGTATGGGTAATCATTTCGTCCCTGATGCCCTTTATTCGGGAGGATATCAACATTCCGGCTGGAAGTCTGGCCATGGTCACTGCAGTACCGGTTGTACTGGGTTCGATTTTGCGGATACCGCTGGGATACTATGCGAATATTGTAGGTGCGCGGATTATCTTTATGGTCAGCTTTATCCTGCTGTTATTCCCGGTATTCTATATCAGTCGGGCAGATTCCATGACCGATCTGATTATCGGTGGATTGTTCCTGGGTATCGGCGGCGCTGTCTTCTCGGTAGGGGTTACATCACTGCCAAAGTATTATCCCAAAGAAAAGCATGGACTGGTTAACGGGGTCTATGGAATGGGAAATATTGGTACAGCGATCACGACATTCTCTGCTCCGGTTGTTGCGACCCAGATCGGCTGGCAATCTACGGTGCAGCTGTATATGATCCTGCTGGCTGTTTTTATCGTACTGAACTTTTTCCTTGGCGATCGCCGTGAAGTGAAGGTGAAGACACCGATTATCGAGCAGATCAAGGGTGTCTACAAAAATGAAAAACTCTGGTTTTTCTCATTGTTCTACTTTATTACGTTTGGTTCCTTTGTCGCTTTTACAGTCTATCTACCCAATTTTCTGGTCGCGAACTTTGATCTTTCCAAAGTCGACGCAGGAATACGTACCGCAGGATTTATCGCGCTGGCAACTTTCCTTCGTCCAGTAGGCGGCTGGCTGGCTGACCGTTTTCAGCCTTTGTTCCTGTTGGTAGGTACATTCGCTATGTATACGATCGCTGCGATTGTACTGGCATTCTCTCCGTCGATTGGATTATATACGATTGGCAGTCTGGCGATTGCTGTCAGTGCAGGTATTGGTAACGGGGTTATTTTCAAATTAGTACCGTTCTATTTCAACAAGCAGGCAGGGATTGCCAATGGTATTGTCTCCATGATGGGTGGTCTAGGTGGATTCTTCCCGCCGCTGATGCTGTCGGCGATTCATGGTATCACCGGTCAATATTCGATCGGATTCATGCTGCTGTCCCAGGTAGCATTGGCGAGTCTGATTATCGTGGTCTGGATGTATTATCAAGACAAGCTTGCTCTGGTATCCGAAGTGTTTGATTCTACTGCGCAGGGGATACTGGTTACCGATCCAGCGGGATATATTAAAACAGTCAATCCGGCATTTACCCGGTTGACTGGCTATGAAGCCGACGAGGTTCTTGGACAGCGACCAAGTATTCTCAAATCGGGCCGCCAATCCGAGGACTTCTATAGCAAAATGTGGTCCGAGATCAAGCAGCATGGGATCTGGCAGGGAGCAATCTGGAACAAACGCAAAAATGGTGAAGAATATGTACAATGGCTGAATATCAGCGCAGTCAAAGATGAGACTGGCGAAGATGTACGTTATGTTGGTACATTTAGCGAATTGAATCAGCAGCAGCTCAAGGCATAA
- a CDS encoding TIGR04053 family radical SAM/SPASM domain-containing protein translates to MMPSIKQRDYSQNPFIVIWEVTRACALKCLHCRAEAQYHPDPQQLSLEEGKQLIDQISEFDEPLFVFTGGDPLMRPDLYELARYAIQDKGLSLSMTPSATPRVTRSAVEKAGEAGLSRWAFSLDGSCAKIHDHFRGTAGSYERTMQGIRYLQELHIPIQINTTVSRYNLEDLPQIAELVAQMGAVLWSVFFLIPTGRGMEKDMITPQQHEEVMQWMYELQQRMPFGVKATEAPHYRRVVLQQQRSIVQSSENGVSRPSASKRRDMLGRAPQGVNDGDGFVFISHTGEVYPSGFLPLSCGNVREQHLADIYRSAPVMQQLRDKSLLKGKCGVCEYRQLCGGSRARAYALTGDYLESDPYCAYQPAAWTGGDIL, encoded by the coding sequence ATGATGCCATCCATCAAGCAGCGGGACTATAGTCAGAATCCATTTATCGTGATCTGGGAGGTTACCCGTGCCTGTGCTCTGAAATGCCTGCACTGTCGTGCAGAAGCGCAGTATCATCCGGACCCGCAGCAGCTCAGTCTAGAAGAGGGTAAACAGCTAATTGATCAGATCAGCGAGTTTGACGAGCCGCTGTTTGTATTTACGGGTGGTGATCCGTTGATGCGTCCGGATCTATACGAGCTAGCACGATATGCTATTCAGGATAAAGGGCTATCGCTGTCTATGACACCAAGTGCGACTCCGCGTGTGACCCGCAGTGCAGTAGAGAAAGCTGGTGAGGCCGGATTATCGCGTTGGGCATTCAGTCTTGATGGTTCATGTGCAAAAATTCACGATCATTTCCGCGGAACAGCAGGTTCTTATGAACGTACGATGCAAGGGATACGCTATCTGCAGGAATTGCATATCCCGATTCAGATCAATACGACCGTATCGCGTTACAATCTGGAAGATTTGCCGCAAATCGCAGAACTTGTCGCACAGATGGGGGCGGTACTATGGAGTGTATTTTTCCTGATTCCGACAGGCCGCGGTATGGAAAAGGATATGATTACCCCACAACAGCATGAAGAAGTAATGCAGTGGATGTATGAGTTGCAGCAGCGAATGCCGTTTGGTGTCAAAGCAACCGAAGCACCACACTATCGACGAGTAGTGCTTCAGCAGCAGCGTAGTATAGTTCAATCTTCTGAAAATGGAGTCTCCCGTCCATCCGCCAGTAAACGTAGGGATATGCTGGGGCGTGCGCCGCAGGGTGTAAATGATGGGGATGGGTTTGTATTTATCAGCCATACCGGAGAGGTATATCCCAGCGGATTCCTGCCGCTTAGCTGTGGCAATGTACGGGAACAGCATCTCGCCGATATTTACCGGTCTGCTCCGGTGATGCAGCAGCTGCGGGACAAATCACTGCTCAAAGGTAAATGCGGAGTCTGTGAGTACCGGCAGCTCTGCGGTGGATCACGCGCAAGGGCGTATGCATTGACCGGCGATTATCTGGAAAGCGATCCGTACTGCGCGTATCAACCTGCAGCGTGGACAGGAGGAGACATACTATGA
- the moaA gene encoding GTP 3',8-cyclase MoaA has translation MSVRQLTDTLSRPVRDLRLSVTDRCNFRCAYCMPRELFGDDYAFMPRTELLTFEEMSRLVRLFTGLGVQKVRLTGGEPLLRKNLNELVQELRTIPGVQDMGLTTNGLLLGQHAEALYQAGLRRLNISLDALTPSIFGQLNGRGVQPQHILKQIDYAQSLGFRIKINMVVQKGINDEEILRMAEYFRDKGITLRFIEFMDAGSGNGWSYDKVVTQAEILQQLQSRYDLVPAEHNIYGEVATYYRYRGTRTEVGFITSVSRSFCSSCTRARLSSDGKLYTCLFASSGYDLRQLVRGGATDEELQDIIADIWEHRTDRYSDLRTAQTAASCRRIGMSYIGG, from the coding sequence GTGAGTGTCCGCCAACTGACTGATACGCTGAGTCGCCCGGTGCGCGATCTGCGTCTGTCGGTGACCGATCGTTGTAACTTTCGGTGTGCTTATTGCATGCCGAGAGAATTGTTCGGAGACGACTATGCGTTTATGCCGCGTACTGAACTATTGACTTTTGAAGAAATGAGCCGGTTGGTGAGATTGTTCACAGGGCTGGGTGTCCAGAAGGTGCGTTTGACCGGCGGAGAACCGCTGCTGCGCAAAAATCTGAACGAACTGGTCCAAGAATTGCGTACAATTCCCGGTGTGCAGGATATGGGATTGACGACTAATGGACTGCTGCTCGGACAGCACGCAGAAGCCCTTTATCAGGCAGGTTTGCGGCGGCTGAATATTAGTCTGGATGCACTGACCCCGTCTATATTCGGTCAACTTAACGGAAGAGGTGTACAGCCGCAGCATATCCTGAAGCAGATTGATTATGCCCAATCCTTGGGATTCCGGATCAAAATCAATATGGTTGTACAAAAGGGAATTAACGACGAAGAAATCCTGCGAATGGCTGAATATTTCCGTGATAAGGGAATTACCCTGCGATTTATCGAGTTCATGGATGCCGGAAGCGGTAATGGGTGGAGCTATGACAAAGTAGTGACTCAGGCAGAGATTCTGCAGCAGCTGCAAAGTCGCTATGATCTGGTGCCTGCCGAGCATAATATCTACGGTGAAGTCGCCACTTACTACAGATATCGTGGTACTCGTACAGAGGTGGGCTTTATCACGTCGGTCTCGCGTTCCTTTTGCTCTTCATGCACCAGAGCACGTCTGTCATCCGATGGCAAATTGTATACCTGTCTGTTCGCCTCCAGCGGCTACGATTTGCGTCAGCTGGTACGCGGCGGGGCAACGGACGAGGAATTGCAGGATATCATCGCCGATATCTGGGAGCACCGGACCGACCGTTATTCGGATCTGCGAACCGCACAGACGGCAGCTTCCTGCCGCAGAATCGGCATGTCCTATATTGGAGGTTAA
- a CDS encoding YwiC-like family protein: MNRYIPNQHGAWAMLVLPFLFGLSISGGRWVHLPLFLCWLVMYLFSYPVLQWIKTGRKDSYLRPAALYGVLLVPLVAVVVAQQPQMLMYGALLLIFFAVPAYYAKRRNERALFNDIVAIVLFSSFIYPVVYMSGTPDWIAASKLFLLSVLYFTGTALYVKTMIREKKNRRYYYISCLYHLLLVVLAAGWNVWLCIPFAVLLIRAIWLPRQKLRTMQIGIAEIRFAVMMYVSVLWII, from the coding sequence ATGAACCGGTATATTCCCAATCAGCACGGGGCATGGGCGATGCTGGTATTGCCTTTTTTATTCGGTCTCAGCATCTCGGGAGGACGCTGGGTCCATCTGCCGCTGTTCCTCTGCTGGCTGGTCATGTATCTGTTCAGCTATCCGGTACTGCAGTGGATCAAGACAGGACGCAAAGACAGTTATTTGCGCCCCGCAGCACTATATGGAGTATTATTGGTTCCGCTGGTTGCCGTCGTTGTTGCCCAGCAGCCTCAAATGCTGATGTACGGTGCACTGCTGCTGATCTTTTTTGCCGTGCCTGCTTATTATGCCAAACGCCGTAATGAGCGTGCATTGTTCAATGATATTGTAGCGATTGTGCTGTTCAGTTCTTTCATTTATCCGGTTGTCTATATGAGTGGTACACCGGACTGGATAGCGGCAAGTAAACTATTTTTGCTATCGGTTTTGTATTTTACAGGTACCGCTTTATATGTAAAGACCATGATTCGCGAGAAAAAGAACCGGCGTTATTATTATATTTCCTGTCTGTATCATCTACTGCTAGTCGTGCTGGCAGCTGGCTGGAATGTATGGTTATGCATTCCTTTTGCCGTACTGTTGATCCGGGCGATATGGCTGCCCAGGCAGAAACTGCGTACCATGCAGATAGGGATTGCCGAGATCAGATTTGCAGTTATGATGTATGTGTCGGTTTTATGGATTATTTAA